A segment of the Candidatus Brevundimonas phytovorans genome:
AGCGTCAGCATGGCGAAGGCGCCGGTGGCGGCATAGGCGGCCGGGTCGGCGCGATCGGAATACCAGGCGGGAATATTGAGGGTCGCCGCCTGGGGCAGGGAGGCGAGAATGACGAAGACGCCGCCCACGGCCATGCCGCTGGACCCGCCCCAGAACCAGGCCCATTTGTGCGCCTCCTGAGCCGCCTCATCGATCGAGCGCATCCACTTCAAGCTGATCCACATGGCGATCAGCATGCTGAAACCGGCGAAGATGCAGATCACCGTCAGGGCGACCGGACTGGCCAGCACGTCCTGGTCGCTGGCGCTCAGATAGCCGATGACCCCGCCAGTGACAAAGATCGCCACAAGGAACAGAGCCAGCGCGACCGCTGACTGGAGAATGAGTTTACGCTTGCCGGCCACGACGCCCTCCCGATCTGACAAGGACGTTTTACATTACAGGCAGCGATCGTCAAGCGTGGTTGTCAGACCAGCGGCGGCTTAATCCGCCGGGGCGTTCAGCAGTTCGGGGCGGCTGAGGGTGCGCGGCGACTGTTCGACGGCGGGAAGTTCGGGCAGGTCCTTGCCCTCGTGATCGACCTGCAGGTCCTCGAAGCGGCGGGCCGAGACCATGACCTGGCTCTCCAGCGAGCCGACGAACTGGTTGTACTTGCCGACGGCGGTTTCCAGCGCCCGACCGACCGAGGCGGCGTGGCCGCCCATGACCGACAGGCGCTTGTAGAGCTCCTTGCCCAGCTTGGCGACGTCCTCGGCGTTCTTGGCCTGCTCCTCGGCGCGCCAGCCATAGGCGACCGCCTTGCACAGGGCGAACAGGGTGGTGGGCGTGACGATGACCACGCGCGAGGCCATGGCGTCCGTCATCAGGTTGGGCTCGTGGTCCAGGGCGGCGGACAGGAAGGCGTCGCCGGGCACGAACATGGCGACGAAGTCGGGGCTGGGCTTGAACTGGTCCTGATAGGCCTTGGACGACAGCTGGCGCACGTGGGTCTTCATGCTGGCGGCGGTGCGGGCCGACATGGCGCGCCCTTGCGCTTCCTCGTCGCCGTCCGCCTCGTCGGCGAAGGCCAGCGACACCTTGGCGTCGATGACGAACATGCCGCCGCCGGGCAGTTTGACGATGAAGTCCGGGCGCTGCTGACGGCCCTCGTCATTGGCCGAGGAGTTCTGCTCCTCGAAGTCGAAGCGCCCGGCCATGCCGGCGGCCTCCAGCACGTTGCGGCAGGTCTGCTCGCCCCAGCGGCCGCGACGGCCGGTGTTGCCCTTCAGGGCCTCGGTCAGACGGCGCGCTTCGTCGCGGGTGGCGGTCGAGGCGGTCATCAGGGCGGCCAGTTGCTCCTTCAGCCCGCCCGTGTCCTCGGCGCGGGTCTTCTCCAGGGCGGCGACGTGTTCCTGGAACTTGGCCAGGGTATCGGAGACCGGCTTGAGCTGGGCCTCCATGCGTTCGCGGGCGACGCGGTCCTGGGCCTGGAAGGTCTCGGTGGCGCGGGCCACCAGCTTGCTCGCCACGGCCTCGGCCGACTGCGAGGCCTGGGCCTTGAGGAACTCGGCCATGGAATCACGGCTCTCCTCCATCAGCTCCAGTCGGGCGTCGGCGGCGTCGAGCGCCCCCTTGGCCTTCTGCCAGCCCATGAAGGCCCAGAAGAAGCCGGCGACAGCGGCCACGGCGACGATCAGCAGGATGAGTTCGAGCGTGTTCATGCTCCGTTCCTAGCCGGAGTCGCGGGCGGTTGAAAGTCGCCCCTCTCCCGATGGGAGAGGGCTTGAGCGCACGAGAGCGGCAGCGATCGTGCTTGCGCCAAAGGGTGAGGGTTCGCGGGTGAAGTTGACCGAAGGTCGCTACGCGACGGCTTACGCCGACTGACAGGGTGGGCCCTCACCCTTTCGCCTGGCGGATCGCCTTCGGCTCTCCGAGGCTCAAGCCCTCTCCCATCGGGAGAGGGAAATGTTAAGCGGGGCGTCGCGCTCGCAGGGCCTGGATGATGGTGCCGTCATCCAGCCAGTCCAGTTCGCCGCCGACGGGGACGCCGCGCGCCAGACTGGTGACTTCGACGCCTGCCGCCGACAGGCGTTCGGCCAGGTAATGCGCCGTGGTCTGGCCGTCGACGGTGGCGGGCAGGGCCAGCACGACCTCGCGCGCTTCGCCGCCTTTTGCCCGGCCGATCAGTTCGGCGATGCGCAACTGTTCGGGGCCGACGCCGTCCAGGGCCGACAGCAGGCCGCCCAGCACATGATACTTGCCGCGAAAGGCGCCGGACCGCTCCATGGCCCACAGGGCGCCGGCCTCCTCGACGACGCAGATCAGGGCGTTGCCGCGGGCGTTGTCGGAGCAGATGGAACAGGGATTGCGGGTGTCGGGCGCGGCGCAGACCGAGCAGTTGACCACCTTCTCGGCGGTTTCAGCCAGTGACGCCGCCAGCGGGACCAGCAGTTGCTCGCGCCGCTTCAGCAGGGCCAGGGCCGCGCGCCGGGCCGAGCGCGGCCCCATGCCCGGCAGCTTGGCCAGCAGACTGATCAGGCGTTCGATTTCCGGTCCGGCGGAGGCGGCCATCAGAAGAGTTTCGGCATCCCCGGAATGTTCATCCCGGCCATGGGGCCGGCGGCCTCGCGCATCAGGGCGCTGTTGACCTCGTCCAGCTTGCGCTTGGCGTCGGCGTGGGCGGCGACGATCAGGTCGGCCAGGATTTCACCCTCGCCGGGGGCCATCAGGCTGTCGTCGATCTTCACCGCGGTGATCTCGCCGGGGCCTTTCAGGGCGATGGTGACAAGGCCGCCGCCCGAGGTGCCCTCGGCGGTGGTTTCGGCCATCTTGGCCTGGGCGTCCTGCAGCTTTTGCTGCATGGCCTGGGCCTGTTGCATCAGGGCGTTGAGGTCTTTCATAAGCCCTAGATAGGGTGATCCGCCACGCCGCGACAGACCCCCGAGAAACAAGCCCCGTCCTCGGAGGCGAGATTTTTTGCGCCGGCCAGGCTTGACCTGACCGTCGGAAAGGCCAAATAGCAACCATAGAAGTTGCTAATTATTGTTCAGGAGGTTCCGCCCATGGCTTACGACGCTCTTTCCGCCCGCGACCTGCCGGTGTCCGACACCGTTCTGGCCCAGCTGTTCACCGAGGCGCGCACGCGCAACGGCTGGAGCGACCGGCCCGTGTCCGAAGACCTGATCCGCAAACTCTACGACCTGACCAAGTTCGGCCCGACCGCGGTCAACGCCACGCCCGCCCGTTTCGTCTTCATCACCTCGCCCGAAGCCAAGGCCC
Coding sequences within it:
- a CDS encoding YbaB/EbfC family nucleoid-associated protein; amino-acid sequence: MKDLNALMQQAQAMQQKLQDAQAKMAETTAEGTSGGGLVTIALKGPGEITAVKIDDSLMAPGEGEILADLIVAAHADAKRKLDEVNSALMREAAGPMAGMNIPGMPKLF
- a CDS encoding DNA recombination protein RmuC, which translates into the protein MNTLELILLIVAVAAVAGFFWAFMGWQKAKGALDAADARLELMEESRDSMAEFLKAQASQSAEAVASKLVARATETFQAQDRVARERMEAQLKPVSDTLAKFQEHVAALEKTRAEDTGGLKEQLAALMTASTATRDEARRLTEALKGNTGRRGRWGEQTCRNVLEAAGMAGRFDFEEQNSSANDEGRQQRPDFIVKLPGGGMFVIDAKVSLAFADEADGDEEAQGRAMSARTAASMKTHVRQLSSKAYQDQFKPSPDFVAMFVPGDAFLSAALDHEPNLMTDAMASRVVIVTPTTLFALCKAVAYGWRAEEQAKNAEDVAKLGKELYKRLSVMGGHAASVGRALETAVGKYNQFVGSLESQVMVSARRFEDLQVDHEGKDLPELPAVEQSPRTLSRPELLNAPAD
- the recR gene encoding recombination mediator RecR, with protein sequence MAASAGPEIERLISLLAKLPGMGPRSARRAALALLKRREQLLVPLAASLAETAEKVVNCSVCAAPDTRNPCSICSDNARGNALICVVEEAGALWAMERSGAFRGKYHVLGGLLSALDGVGPEQLRIAELIGRAKGGEAREVVLALPATVDGQTTAHYLAERLSAAGVEVTSLARGVPVGGELDWLDDGTIIQALRARRPA